The following nucleotide sequence is from Trifolium pratense cultivar HEN17-A07 linkage group LG2, ARS_RC_1.1, whole genome shotgun sequence.
TAGTTCAATCTCTCGTACCTTGCTCTATGACTATTGTTTCCTTAATCCTAGTCGTTCGTGATTCAATCTCATGTAGTGATATGCTATAATTTGTATTTATGATCTATGGCCTTATATTAAAATTCCAACACAACGTTTCAAGGTGCAAAGATGATTTTTAGTGTTCGTTGTTTATCGATCCGACGACAGTTTGGTCAAAGTTAAATAGATGCTATAATCTTTCAAAAAATCATCTGGTTTGAACACTGCaacctttcaaaaaaaatgGTCAACACTATAAATTTGATCAAGTCTTGTGtcatgctttattttattttataaaatctcaTCATAAAATATTGATTTAGTTGATTCCTCGCTatatctggtctataatatatTGGTTCTATTGAAATTGATGCCATCCAGAGGCAATTGTTAGGAAATAGATCGGACATATCAATTATCAGAAGTTTACTTATAATCAAGGATGAAGTAGTACTTGATATATTTCTAAGTCAGAATTCCGTAACATTTTTTCGATACCAGATGATGAAGGAGTGTTAAATCTAGAATCGGAGGGTGGTATAATGTTATGTTTGGGGATTTTTTTGTGTTTAGCAAATTTATTTAGGGTATATAAGTTTAAGGAATGTAAGTGAAGATGTTCAAGCAACTTGGACGgttaataatgaaaatttgggaattttgaattttaatttaagGAATAAGATGATGGAGTGGATAAAGATATTCATTGTTTATGAATTTCTTTATTTATGataagataaaaataatttttaaaaataagtttactaataaaattaatatttcagcatttttttaataggaaaatgaaagaaaaaaaattaacatgtgcacattttgataaaaaaaatggctTAAATGTGACAAAATAAAGTTAAAGATGACTCGAATGtgttacaataaaataaaataaacgatttttggtgtaattttttctattatttaataaaagtttgatgatttcataaaataaaaatatcacttGAGCTTCCTCTGGAACAACTTATTCAAAATAATTcgagtttaattttttgtagGAACAATTATTaagcaaattttatttatctttcagTCGAATTCAAGATAACCAGAATTCCCTGAACTAGAGTGTTactgaaattaaaataaaaattatatcacTTGCAACAAAGCAAACACAATACCAGTAcatataaaacttattttgtttCTACTCTAGAAATGACATCGACCATAACAATATTATGATGATCATTATGATGCAAATACTAGCATAAAATCTCCTTGGCTAGTGATACACTgaattcttttctatttttggtGAACATGGTAGTATGCTACACTTAAGTACTCCATTTTTTACCACTGAATTTTTCTATGAAACATATATCCTTTCAAATTCAAGAGCTTGGTTTTAATGTGTTTCCAATATCAATCACAAATCGATATTTCACATCTGCTTTAAGAAGCCGCTCCATTGCTGTATTAACATAATCAATAGGAATTATCTCAATATCTGGCTTTACTTTATGCTTTGCTGCAAAATCAATCATTTCTTGAGTCTCCTTTATCCCTCCAATTAAACTTCCAGCTATTATCTTTCTCCctacaaaataaatgaaaaatatttgtgaGATTCAAGCTCCATAGTTTAATTCTGTTTATCTTTTACTTTTTGTCCAGTAATCCAAtgactatatttataattataagtatGAAAAAGTGGAGAATTCGGAGTTCGAACTTCAATCCCTTCATTGATATTAACTGAGTTACCTTTGCGGGACggttcagattttttttttgtcaagtatccTAATGGTTAAATATTTCACCTTAacatgaataagtggagtgtttgaagttcgaaccccgacttctacatatataatgcgatgttcCTATCGACTAAGTTAAActcatgttttaattttaaccaTTTATAAGGACATGTAGCATCATAGTATTATTCTTGTACCTGCAAGTAAAGGAAATACTGGAAGCTCTAGAGGCTTTTCAGGTGCACCAACCATTACAAGCTTTCCATGAGACTTAAGTAAACCAATCAAAGGTAATAGAGGATGATCTGCTGAAACTGTGTCGATAATACCATCCAAAGTACCCATTGCAGCCTAAAAATTGTGCCAATTCATTATGAAATCATAAACATATTTTTAGAGTCAAATCACCACTAAAAATTCACTATTTAGCTAATGATTTCATGCCCGAATTATTTTAGTCTATGTATAGCAACCGATTTAGCAACTAAATTTTGAAATCAGTATCTAAATCGGTTGCTAAATAATTTTGTGACCAATTCAAAGACTAGTTTGAAAAATGTTCGCTAATGTTAACTAGTGACCATTTTTGTACCTTCATTTGATCTTTGTCGCGActtattaaaaatgaatctGCGCCCAAGTTTTTGATTGCTTCCTTTTCTTTGCTAGGCGATGTACTAATTACCGTAACCTTAGTACCAAAAGCTTTGGCAAATTTCACAGCCATATGGCCAAGTCCGCCAAGACCAACAACACCAACATGCAAACCAGGCTTGTCGAGTCCAAAATATCGAAGAGGACTATATACTGTGATACCAGCGCAAAGCAGAGGTGCGGCGGCATCAAGAGGTAACTCATCTGGAATGTGAAACACAAAGTGCTCGTCCGAAACCATTGAATCAGAGTAACCGCCATACGTGGCGGTTCCATCACTATATTTGGAACCATCAGTGAGTGTAAATGTGGGACAATAATTCTCAAGATTATTAGCACAATTTTGGCATGAGTGACAAGAATCAACCAGGCATCCCACACCTACTTTGTCACCAACTTTGAACTTTCTCACTTTATTTCCCACCTCAGTCACTATGCCAACAATTTCATGTCTGTAAATATTTGTTACATTAATTAGAATCAAATTGAATTTATGTCTTCACTTATATGTAATTtagtttcataaaaaatgaataaaagtgGAAAGTATGTACCCGGGAACAAATGGATAGTTGATAGTGCCCCATTCATTCTTCATCTTATGAAGATCGGAGTGACATATTCcacaatataatattttgagTGCTACATCTTTCTCACTTGGTTCCCTAAAAAATATTGTCCCAATAAATAAGATATTTAGAtttgttagaaataaacttaaagtgCTAGAGGGTAGGGATAAAGAAGATGAAAGTTTTGTATTattcttttcatatatatatatatatatatatatatatatatatatatatatatagaatatagaagaatagaaactaattttgtcaacaaaaaaaaaaaagaatagaaaCTAATTTAAACATGACTAAAAATATAGAAGAATAAAGATGAAggggagaagagagaaaaaatagagTTTGTATTATCTCTTCAAAATGTATCTTTACACGACAATATATAGGATCTATTAATAGGACAATATCATGGGTCAAGGAAATAGGTccatgcttaatgaacatctactatattattcataacaaaattaaattcattctacattttattattaaataatgtttttaacttcgaacttttttttttaagaagctaaattagtcaattcaaattgacaccagagaaaatcaaatttgagaccTCAAAAAGAAGCATACTCCTAGGTTGCAAGTCAATACCATCATACCAATCCAAGTGGATTTTTTTAACTTTGAATTTAGAATGAAAGAGAAttgtgtttattaaaaaaaaaaaaaacaaaaacaaaaaaaaaatgttttaggTGAGTGAATGAACCTTCTAGAGAAATTGAAAGGGGAGAGAACACCAGAAGTATCTCTAGCTGCCCAACCGAAAGCCTTCTTAGGATGCTCAAACTCATATTGTGTTGCCATTATCTGTATGTATATAGTTCTTGTTCAATTCAACTTTCTTGATAGGtgaaaaagatatatatatgttatgttatAGAAAATATAGTGTGATCGGTGGTGAGCTTAATTAGAGTGAAGTGCTACTTATATACTATGCTTGTGAGTGGATGCAATGACGTATTTAGTTACGTTCTTGTGATATTAGTTCGGTGACATTTTTGACTTATTTTTCCATTCAAGACCTTATCTTGTACTACATTTTCCAATGTACCTCAACATCCTTCCGTCAAAAAAATACTTCTCCCATAAGTCGATCCTGCCATTATAAACTTCCATGGTTTTGTTAATGGAAAATGGTCAACTGCACGAAGTTTTTTTCGTTACAAACGCACGAATATGTCATCAATTATattgattatttaataaatctaaaaagtattttttttctaataatatattagGATTTAAGCATATGAGAAGAGTCAAACTCAAAAGATTAATTCAGTGTAAAAGCCTTAAGCAcacttttatatatttgatgTAGAACTCACAACATTGTCACATACTTTAAGAGCCGATGTTCATGGCGGACTCATTCTATCGACACTGACTTAATCAGTGACGGTACCATGGGTGggcatatttttttatatagataaaGTATTagttcaaatatattattaaagatTTTAAATCATTCTTTATACGTACTAGCAACCAGACAGGGCGCGTTCCGTGTCTGTCTGTGTttattatgcaaacttatgtaaaaaaaaagacttttgttttgatgagttttttaataaaagatttttgcttgtaaaaaaaaacacgtCTTATGTtatagtgagtttgttaataaaaaatttttgctattaaaaagaatataattaagagtattgttggtattatgaaaagtcgacactaaaaaaatttgtatccactttatatatatatagtatagaatagattagtacaaatattaatgtaaatattagtttcaactttattattgatgattaatTGTAAGTCAGTTGGTACATATATTAGTTCAAATTTTGGTGCAAATATTAGTTTGTAGTctattattaatgatttcaaGTTATTCGGTATATGCaaagtattattttaaggtatgcaatttaattttataataatcaacttgactttgtttgacaaaaaatatcagatagttaattgaatttgaagtaCTTAATAAAATTAACAAGAACAAACATATAAATACgaaatgatatttaaaaaaaaaaacttctattaatattttaactttttcaagTAAAATATTAGAgataaaattagaataaaaagtaataagttttaagttaattgaattagcttattgtAACAACCCGAACCCtttttctacgtatttagtaggcaatcccgtctgtcacctcacgatcttctccacccatctctctagtggagtttttgtcTTCCGTGTgaatcgaaccatgtaccctGGATTCAAGTACAAGTTTAATCTATTTCCACTACCAATTTTTGTAACAGCCCAGACCCCACCACCTTAGGTGGTCCCAGTActgccacctcacgatcttctccacctccctctctagtggagtttttgccttccgtgagaatcgaaccatgtaccctggggttcaagcACGTGTTCAATcaattcccactaccaattgagctacgtaGAGAATATCGTGAGGTGGCAGTGCCGGGACCACCTAAGGTGGTGGGGCCTGTGCTGTTACACTTATTATCAAattaaactataagctagtataaataggctataagctcataaaaataatgttatcaaataatttttttttctttcttcaataTCGTCTTATAAGTTACAAACCCCATAAGTTAAAATTTTGATATTGACGAATAAAGTCCTTATGCTTTTTGGTAGCTTCccattgtaaatttgtaattgCCATTGTAGCACTTGTGTGGCCCAGCCCATAAGGGTCATGGGGACTTGACGTATGCACCTATCGGTATTTGATGAAGCACTTTAATCTAGCTTATAGGTAATCTTCGTTGTGACTCAACTCTCAAATGAAAGTACCAAATCTTAAAATTTAAGCACATGAAAAGAGATAAACTAAAAAGACTAGTTCAATAAACTAAAGAATTTCATAATTAAGTATCAtattaaacattttaatatgaaaattatatgtatataatatttatgttaATAAGACCCctttaatatatttgattttgatgttgACAAGCTAGCAAACCAAAAATAGAATTCAACGTAAGTTGATATATTGAATGAGGTATTTCCttttttgatgacatatgacatattgAATGAGGTATGTCTACTTCTCAGTTGACGTAAGCTTTCTCAAAATTAAGTCAAATGCTATTTATGGATCCATttgttattgattaaaaaaataatgaattttgcTATTGAGAGGGGGGTAAGAACCATTTAAAGTCAGAATTAAccttcaaattaaattaaacttattGTGAAAATCAACAAGAATAAATAATGAATTTGATAGGATTAGTTTTTGGGaattttataaaactaaaatttattttgcgttcgtttattataataaaaattatttttattagtttttttattgtgataaaatggagattttttttatccaaaaaaaaaaactttttgcttttttagATATAACATGTTTTAATTTTGGATACAAAGTGATTTTTTTGAAAAGCTGCTTTTAGCGGGATCTCATTTTTAAACGtttttttgattatttttacattctaattttttaaaaaaatttacatgtatatgtaatattttttaaagtgattatttttataaaaaaagttgattatttctttaaaaaaagctATTTATAACGTTTAAATATTCATTTTGCaccaaatttttaattatttaaccTTTTGAAATTGAAGCCTGAAAGGTCTTGTCTGATCTTTTCCAAGTAAACaagtttgaaatttcaaaaaatatttcttaatttcaatgcaaaaaaaaaaaaaaaatcttaattacaATGTTCAAACACATCTATGAATATTTTGAAGCTTTTCTTCCTAAACAGGACACATACCCCCACAGCcacactatatatataacatatctTCACTCCCTCCTTAGTCCTCAACAAACATttagataaataataaaattatcattttctCATACTCTTATAACCTATTATTATCATATTCTAATATTTGATACAACATGGCAAACACATTATCAAATGAAAAGGAAGTACCTGCTTTTGGGTGGGCAGCGAGAGACTCCTCAGGAATTCTCTCTCCCTTCCACTTCTCTAGAAGGTAAACAAATTACATAATAATACTAGTTTTTTAAACGGAGTTTGATGTTCGTCTACTTTTcatttatatatgattatttattttttgacaaaaagaaactcaatgcatttcattaatcaaatagtTATTAATATAGTGAGGAATTGACTCAAAGACACAACGACTCTTTATGCTAATAAGCAAATTGCTTAATAATACTAACAACAAACTCTTTATGGTtcacaaaatatttatataagtttgttttttataaacGGGAATATAGAGTGTGTTGTTAATACTcctcataaaataataaagaaatttatataACTATAGTTTATCTATTATTTTTTCACGTACCAAAAAGAATTATTATTTGTTCTACAGTTCATTTTATTGTGTATTTTGATCATATAGGGCAAATGGAGATCTTGATATCACCATAAAGATACTCTATTGCGGGATATGCCATGGAGATGTTCATTTTGCCAAGAATGAGCTAGGTCGTCATATCAACTATCCCATGGTTCCCGGGTATATATATTTCTTGTTATAGCTAATCATTCTTCAACATCCAAAAACATGATCCGAAGTTAAATCTTAACTATAAGTTATAGTCCAATATAATCGAAAGTAATAAAACAAGTTAATTGGAAATGGATTCACTGCACTAATTCACAAGTTCAAATGATCGGAGAGACTAATCCTAATTAGACAATACATCTTGAActtcatatttttgttttgtaaagTTGAAAAGTTAATATCATTTGATCGTATGAGGTAGACGATTGATTAATTTATGTGACAATGTGGTATATAGTGACTAATTTAGTGATCGAAATATTTCGATATCTTCGTAGtagtcaatttaaaaaaaaaattaattgtcaaATTGGTCTATAAATCAGTTGCTTAAGTTTGTGTCTGATTTAGAAACTGAATTGTTAATCATCGTTAAATACAAGTGGTATCTAATATTAGTGATCAATTTAACATTTTCAATCTATAAATCGATC
It contains:
- the LOC123903778 gene encoding probable mannitol dehydrogenase isoform X1, whose amino-acid sequence is MATQYEFEHPKKAFGWAARDTSGVLSPFNFSRREPSEKDVALKILYCGICHSDLHKMKNEWGTINYPFVPGHEIVGIVTEVGNKVRKFKVGDKVGVGCLVDSCHSCQNCANNLENYCPTFTLTDGSKYSDGTATYGGYSDSMVSDEHFVFHIPDELPLDAAAPLLCAGITVYSPLRYFGLDKPGLHVGVVGLGGLGHMAVKFAKAFGTKVTVISTSPSKEKEAIKNLGADSFLISRDKDQMKAAMGTLDGIIDTVSADHPLLPLIGLLKSHGKLVMVGAPEKPLELPVFPLLAGRKIIAGSLIGGIKETQEMIDFAAKHKVKPDIEIIPIDYVNTAMERLLKADVKYRFVIDIGNTLKPSS
- the LOC123903778 gene encoding probable mannitol dehydrogenase isoform X2, producing MATQYEFEHPKKAFGWAARDTSGVLSPFNFSRREPSEKDVALKILYCGICHSDLHKMKNEWGTINYPFVPGHEIVGIVTEVGNKVRKFKVGDKVGVGCLVDSCHSCQNCANNLENYCPTFTLTDGSKYSDGTATYGGYSDSMVSDEHFVFHIPDELPLDAAAPLLCAGITVYSPLRYFGLDKPGLHVGVVGLGGLGHMAVKFAKAFGTKVTVISTSPSKEKEAIKNLGADSFLISRDKDQMKVQKWLQWVLWMVLSTQFQQIILYYL